Within the Dialister hominis genome, the region ATCCCGACTGCATCATGGGACTCGGTTCTTATGAGCTCTATGAAAGAATACTCGTCGTGACGGACAAGGGGACACTCGAAGTCTATTTCGAGGACGAAGATCTCTATATCACCGTCGATTCCGCTGACCGTTCCGTCTATGCGAAAAACCACGACAGATATGCAAGCTTTGACGTCCGCAAACTTTTTGGCAGCGTCAAAGGCGATACGATCACAGGATACTGGGTCATGGACAGGGAAGGGAAAGATGAGGACGACGATGACTTCGACATATTCAAGGACCAGAAGCCGTGCATCACAAAACTCAGCCTTGCCCTCGAAAGCGGACGGCGTCTGAATTTCTCCCCGTACATGGACGTCTTCGACTTTGAATTAGTGAATCCGGACGGTAACGTCGCAGAGATTTCCTTTGCCGAAGTACTCCGGTGCCTGAAATAAATCCCGCGATCGGGAAATGCACATAGATTTCCTTGACAAGGACGGCCGCACCGGTCTATAATAACGCCAATATAAGCGATGACTGGGAATAAGTTTCTTTCCGAAATCACAGAGAGCCGGGCAGGTGGGAACCGGTATGGAAGAGGAAGCGTGTCGCCCATGAGCTCAGAGCCGAATGAAGTAGGCGAAGCGTCGATCCGCGTTAAGGATAACCAAGCTACAAAGCAGGGTGGTACCGCGCATAAGCGCCCTTGTCCGATGGGACAGGGGCTTTTTTGTTAGGCATCCGCTTTAGCAGGTGAGAAATAAGTGAGAGTGGTACCGCGCACATGCGCCTCCCGTGCAGGATTTTTTCTGCGCGGGAGTTTTTTATTAGGAGGCAGGGCATGACAGGCAGAAGGAACCAAGTCCCCTCGGGGACATATGATTTGATAGTCCAAGTCCATTAACCATTTTGTCTTTTCCCTGAGGAGGATCTTACTATGAAAACAGCTACAGAAAAAAGAATCGCATTCAGAAACATGCTTAAATCCGGAGAAATCATCGTTGCACCGGGCATCGGCGACGCACTGTCCGCCAAGATCGCAGCCTATGCAGGCATCAAAGCCCTCACCATGGGCGGCTACTCCGTTTCCGCATCCCGCCTGGGACAGCCGGATGTCGGCTTCCTTTCCTGCACGGAAATGGCTGAACAGCTGACCGGCATCTGCAACGCCACCGACCTTCCCGTCGTTGCCGACGGCGACACCGGCTACGGCAATGCACTGAACGTCATCCGCACAGAGCAGATGTTTGAACAGGCCGGCGCTGCCTGCATCTTCTTCGAAGACCAGGCATGGCCGAAACGCTGCGGCCACATGGACGGCAAGCAGGTTATCTCCGCCGAAGAACACGCACAGAAAATCCGCGCCGCCGTCGACGCACGCCTCGATAAAGAAACCATGATCATGTCCCGCACCGACAGCCGCGCCGTCTACGGCATCGACGACGCCATCGAAAGAACAAAACGTTACATCGACGCAGGCGCAGAAATCTGCTTCGCCGACGGCATCGGCACCAGAGAAGAACTCGAAAAATTCGCCAAAGAACTCTCCGGCAGCGGCGCCTACCTCGTAGCCAACATGATCGAAGGCGGCAAGACACCCCTCATCCCGGCCAAAGAACTTGAGCAGATGGGCTTCTCCCTCGTATTCTGGGCCTGCAGCGCCGTCTACACCATCTCCAAAGCCCTCTACGACCTCTTTGGAAACCTCGCCCAGGACGGCACCACAGAAAAGAGCCTGGACCGCATGATCGAATTCTCCCAGTTCAACAGCATGATCGGCCTCGACACCTACAAAGAATACGAAAGAAAATACAAAGTAGACAGAGACGACTGAGGATATATAAGGAAAAGGAAATAGAAGATAAATGCAAAAATGGAGCCCATCGAGGACTCCATTTTTGCGTGGGAATATTTCCCGAATTAAAACGTAAGCCTGCTTCAGCTCTTTGCTGGGCCTTTCACTTCACGACTTTTCTTGCCCCAAAACCGCCATTTCAAGACGGGGAAACGGAAATGCCAATGATTCCCTTTATAATAGGAACAGAGAGGACGGAGGATATGATGAAAGTCTCCAGCGGCATCCTAAACTCCGGCTGGGGCAGCAAACAAAGACACGTTATCTATACAATGGGTCTGCCAAGAGCATTCAGCCCCGCGGCAATCCGCCGCATCTATTAACCAGTTCTCCCTTATCCACTCCAAGGAGATAAAGCAGCAAATGAAAATCAGGTATTTCACTTCCCGGGAATACCTGATTTTCATTTGTGTAGGATTAAAACTGGAACAATGTCCGAAGTGCTGATAGGGTTGATCACCATGATCGAAGCGAGGTTTAGCTGTCCCCGTTAGGGGAAAGTGGCGCCGGAGGCGACGAAAGGGGTTCATTGCTTATTTTCTCGAGCCTCAGCTCGTTTGTCCATTTTTATCACCATCCTCCCATCTTTTTCCAATGTTTTATTCATTATTTCTTAGCTTATGCATATTTCGCATGATTATTACGTGAGTTTTATTTTTCATGATATAATAAGGAAGTTTTACGAAAACAGGAACATTTCTTGAATTCACGAAATATATTGCGAGGTATTGTATGAAAAAAGTCATTCTTCCGTCATTAGCCTGGACGGCGGGACTGTCGCTCTTGATTGCGCTGATCCTTCATCTGGGCGGGGATTTCCCGGACCTTCGAAGCTATGTCCAGCCGCGTCTGGGCGTGGGGGTTCTGGTTTTCCTCATTGTTTCCCTGGGACTTTTCTCTGTCTTTGACAAAGCGTTCCTGAAGAAATTCTTCCCATGGGCGGCGGTGCTGCCGATCCTCTGGATGGCGACCTTCACCTGGGCGTACGGTTTCGCGTCGCTTCCTGAAAAGAAGCACCTCGGCGATTACTATGTCCTGGGCGGCGTTGCTTTCGGGCTTCCTTACGTCTACCTGACAATTACGGAGGAAATCAATCAGCGCCTGCCGAAGCTCCGTTTCCTCTGGGAACTCATTGCGGGCCTTTTCGCCTTCTTCATGACAATCTGCCCCTTCATCTATATCGGCTACTACATCCTCTTTGGCGGGGAAATGGACATGTTCGCCATGATGGCCGTCCGTTCCACCCATATGAAGGAAATCCATGATTTCCTGGCCACGATGGGATCGCCTGTCAGAATCATCGGCGCCGTCTTTGCCTTCCTCTTTGTTCTTGCCGTTTCCTTCACCTTTGTCCATTCGATGGTAAAGGCAGCGCGCGGCATGAAATCTCCGCTCCGCGGCACGTCCAAAGGATACCTCATCGGACTTGGCGTCCTCTTCGTCCTTTTCTTCGGCGGCTTCTACCGTCAGATCATCCACGTCTTCCCGATCACTATCGTCCGTACGATGGACAGCAAGGGAAGCGAATTCCAGCTCCTCCAGAAACTCACGGACAACCTGGATAAGAACGTGAAGAAGATGACCTTCGTCGATCCCGGCGCAGGCATCACAGAAGGTACGCACATCGTCATCATCGGCGAAAGCGCGAACCGCGACCACATGAAAGTATTCAACCCGTCCTATCCGGAAAACACGACGCCATGGCTCTCTTTCGTCGCCAATACACCGGACTTCGCACTGGGCTACATGGCATACTCGAACTTCCCGAATACGCTGATGTCCCTTTCCTATGCCATGACATCGGCCAACCAGTACAATGACAAATCCTTCGCTGACGTCGTAAGCATGGTCGACGTAGCCAAAGCAGCCGGCTACCGCACGGACTGGATTTCCTTCCACAACAGAAGCTCCCTCTCCAGCGCCGGCGTCACCATGATCGCCGAACGCTCCGACGGCTCCTACTGGGAAAAGAACTACGACGGCTACACCTTGGAAGTCCTGAAGAAACTCCCGCCGGCCAAGAAACGCGTCATCTTCATCAACATCGACGGCAGCCACTACACCTACCTCGCCCGCGTTCCGATCGACAAGAGAGACGAACTCGGCATCCCGTCCAGCGACCCGTACCATGACTATGACCTGACCATTGCCTATGACGACGAAGTCATCCGCGACATCTTCGAATACGCGAAGAAGAACCTGAACCTCCAGACCATGGTCTACTTCTCCGACCACGGCGAGAACATGGAACACTACCACACAGCGTCCCCGTTCTACTACGACATGGTCCACATCCCGTTCTTCGTCTACCTCTCGCCATCCTACCAGGCAGCCCACCCGGGCCTCATGCCAGCCCTGAAGTCCCATGAACACCAGGTCTTCACCAACGACCTCGCCTTTGACACCGTCACCGGCATCTGGGATGCAAAGACGAACTACTACAACCCTGAATACGACTTCTCCTCGCCGAAGTACAGCCTCAACATGGACAACGCAAGAACCATGGAAGGTAAACACAAGATCTCCGACGATCCATTTTTGAAGAAATAGAAATAGGAAATAAGAAATAAGAAAAGGCTGTGACGAAATGAGCAATCATCTTGCCACAGCCTTTTTGCATCACTCTTCATTCTCAAAATCAATCATATTTCACTCTTCTGTATGACACTGATAACAAAAAGATAACGAGATAAAGCAAAAAATAGAAACGTTTGTCATATTTGGAATATAGTTCGAGTCTATGGTTAATTTCGGCGTTTTGTATTCTTTCGAATATGCGGAAATAGCAAATAAAATATAACTAAAAAATAAATAATGCATCCTAGTGAAATTGAGAATGTTTTGTGCTATATTAAGGCTAATAAGGCGCATATGCGCGAAGGTGGATATTCTTAATTCCCGGGAAAGCCCCTAGTTAAGAAACACTTTTTTATGGGATGAAAAATGATGAATGAGATAGATTTGACTAAGGTCGATTTTGAGAAGCCTTTCATGGCCGGTCTAATGGACGGGATGCCTGGAGGCTTTTTTGTGTACCGCGGGGATGAGACCAAGAAGATTATTTATGCCAATCAGAAGCTTCTGGATATTTTCGACTGCGATACATAGGATGAATTCGTCGAGCTGACGGGAGGGACATTCATCGGGATGGTCTATGCAAGAGACCGGATGATCGTCCATGATTACGTCCGCCGCGCCAGGGAATCAAGAAGGACGTCCGGCGTGACGAATTACAGGATCCACACGAAGAAGGGCGTCTTCAAGTACGTGCAGAATTACGCCAATTTCGTCAATGATTACGTGGAAGGAAGACTTGTCTACGTATTCATCGCAGCGGCAAGATCCACGCATGACCGTCTGACAGGTCTTCCCAGCATGCTGAATTTCCTTGACTACGCCAATTCGCCGAAGAATGAAATCTTCAGGAGCGGGAAGATTCCTGCCATGGTCGCTTTCGATTTCTTCGGCTTCAAAGTCTACAATACACGCTACGGCATACAGGAAGGGAACAAGCTCCTCGTCGAGTTCTCCATTATCCTGAAAGATATTTTCGGAAAGAACAGCGTCTCCCGCTTCGGCGAAGACCATTTTTATGTCCTCACCTGCGCCGGCGGGATCAGGGAGCGCCTCGATGAAGTCTTCGAACGCCTCTCAAAAGCCAATCATGGCCGCACCGTCCCCGTCCGTTCCGGCGTCTATATTTATGACATGGATGATGCCGTCAGCGCCTCGGAAGCCTGCGACCGCGCGAAGATGGCCTGTGACGTGGACCGCCATTCGTACATGTCCTTCTACAACATCTTCGACAAAAACCTCCTTGAGAAGGAAAGGACGAGAAGCTTCGTCCTCCTGAATATCGGGGATGCGCTCAAGAACCATGAAATAGAAGTCTACTACCAGCCACAGGTCGATGCCCGGACAGGGAAACTCTGCGGCGCCGAGGGACTTGCCAGATGGAATTCGCCGAAAGCAGGCTTCATGATGCCGGGCAAATTCATCCCCGTCCTCGAAGCAGCGAACCTCACCTACAAGCTCGACATTTACATCATCTGTCAGATTGCCAGAGACTTCAGGAAATGCATCGAAAAAGGCACACCAATCGTGCCCGTTTCCTTCAACTTCTCCAGAACCGACTTCGAGACCTGCAATCCGTACGAAGAACTCCAGAAAGCCGTTAAGGAATACAACCTCGAGCCGAAAATGTTCCGCGTGGAAATCACCGAGTCCACCCTGATGTCCGATCCGGCCAAGATCAAAGAACAGATGACACTCTTCTGCAAAGCCGGCTATGAAGTCCTGATGGACGACTTCGGCAGCGCCTATTCCTCTCTCGCTACCCTGCGTGACTTCGACTTCGACGAAATCAAGATCGACATGGGCTTCATGAGGAACTTCAGCGACAAATCCAAGAAAATCATCAGACCCATGATCATGCTCGCCCAGTCCCTCGACGTACACACCCTGACCGAAGGCGTGGAAACCGCCGAGCAGCTCAGCTTCCTCCAGCAGGCTGGCTGCGAAAGGATCCAGGGCTACTACTTCAGCAAACCCATTCCCTACAGCGAATTCGTCCAGAAACTGAAAACCATGGACTGCTGTGATGATCTCAAAGACTGCGAAAAATAATAATAACAATAACAAAGAGGAGAAAAACTATGTCAATGATCGATTCAGAAGCACAGGACTTCACCGTCAGAGCCTACCAGGACTACGAATTCCGCCCCGTTACCAAAGAAGACCTGAAAGGGAAATGGAGCGTATTCTTCTTCTATCCGGCTGACTTCACCTTCGTCTGCCCGACCGAACTCCAGGACCTCCAGAACCACTACGAAGCATTCAAGAAGATCAGCTGTGAAATCTACTCCATCTCCTGCGACTCCGTCTACGTCCACAAAGCATGGCACGACCACTCCCAGGCCATCGGAAAAGTAGAATTCCCCATGATTGGCGACCCCGGCCAGGTCCTCACCCGCGCCTTTGACGTCCTCGCCAAGAACGGAGAAGAATCCCAGAGAGCTACCTTCATCATCGATCCCAAGTGCCAGGTCGTAGGCTACGAAATCATCTCCTCCAACGTAGGAAGAGATGCCGAAGAACTCCTCAGAAAAGTAGAAGCCTGCCAGTTCGTCTACGAACACGGCGACATGATGTGCCCCGCAGCCTGGCACCCCGGTGACACCCCGCTCGTACCGGGAAATGACTTGATTAGTGATATTAAAAAAAAATAAGGAAATAAAAAAGGAGCTGTAGCAAAATGATTGCACATTTTGCCACAGCTCCTTTTTCGCTTTTTCTTTCCTTATATTATCTCTTCTTCAGTGACGGATTTCTTGTTTCAGCGATCCAGGACTTGAAGGTCTCTTCGCTGATGCCGAATTCCTGCTGGACGTAGGGAGCCCATTTCATGGACTTGCTGCGTGCTTTGACGATGTTTTCCATCAGGCTGCCTGTGTGCTGTTCGATGAGGTAGGCGAGGCGGAGCCAGTGGTTCGGGTAGCCTTCGGAAAGGAGTGTCTCTGCTCTCTTGGCATCCATGCCGTAGAAACGGTGGAGACGGTCGGCTCTGTGGGCGATGTAGCGTTTGCTGTAGATCTCCGGGGTCAGGCCGAGTTTCTTTTCGATGCGGCCCCATGGGTCGTCTTTTCTCATGTCGAGGATTTCGCCGGCTGTCTTGCCTGAGAGGCAGGAGAGGAGGGCGGCTTTGTCGACGTCGTTGAAGCGGAAGCCTCTGGAAAGGATTTCCTTCGCTTCGTCTTCAGGAATCTGGTATTTATGATGGATGCTGCGGATCTGGTCATCCATGGACATTTCGGTACTTCTCATCATGGAAAGTGCCTCCTTTATAAAAATTTTATGATACTTTCTAATTATATCATAAGAATTGAATAAGAAATTTCATAGGATGATAGAAAATAGAGATACAAAGTGACGGGTTCCGCATGAAATTTGAAACAAAACGTGTTTTTTGTTAAAATAACAACGTTATTCTATTTTTCCCCGAGAGGTGAATGATGTTTTTACATGAGATTATAAAGGGTGCCGATCCGGCGCATCTGGTGTTCGAAGGCGATGCCGTCGTCACCTATGGCGAGCTGGAAAAAACAGTCGCCCGCTACAGAAATACGCTGTATGAAATGGGAGTCCGCCAAGGGGAACGTGTAGGCCTCTATACCGCCAACCGCGCAGAATTCGTCTACGTATTCATGGCAGTGGTCAGCCTTGGCGCTATTATCATCCCGATCAACAATTCGCTCGTCGACCGCGAAGTGGATTACATCCTCCGCGATTCCGGTTCCATGCTGCTCATCACGGACACTGTGCTGGAAGTTTCCTGCCCGTCCATCGGCATCCATGACCTGGACTACAAGACAAAGAAGGAAATCGCACCGGCTGCCCCGGATTTCCCGGAAGATGTTACCGAAGATGACGTCTGCGCGCTGGTTTATACGTCCGGCACGACAGGAAGCCCGAAGGGTGCTATGCTGACGCACAGGAACCTCGTGTCGAATGTGGAGCAGTACCTGCAGCGCATCACTTTCGTACCGGAAGACAAGGTCCTCTGCGTCCTGCCGATGTTCCACGCTTATGGCCTCACGACCGTCGTCAATGCCGGCCTCTACGCGCATGCGACCATCGTCATCCTGCGCTCGAAGAGCCCGTCTGAAATCACGAACACGATCGTGGAACATTCCGTGACAATTGCCATCATGGTACCGCCGATGTACAACCTCCTGGCCCGCCGCGGCGAGCCGGAAGTCATGAAATCCGTGCATACCTTCATTTCCGGAGGCGCATCGATTCCGCAGCCTGTATCCCAGGCATTCCACAACCGCTACCACCATCCGGTTCAGGAAGGCTACGGTCTGACCGAAGCATCTCCGGTCGTCTGCATGATGCCGGCCGGAAAACCTAAGTACCTGACAAGCGGCCCCGTCCTTCCGGGCGTCGAAGCCTATGTCAGGACAGAATCCGGCGGCCCGTACGTGCCGGGCACCGTGGGCGAGCTCATGGTCCGCGGCAGCAACGTCATGAAAGGCTACTGGGAAAAGCCCGAGGAGACCAGGAAAGTCCTCACCGAGAACGGATGGCTCCATACGGGCGATCTGGCGTACATGGATGACGAACAGTACATCTATATCGTCGATCGTATCAAAGATTTGATCATAATGAACGGGGAAAACATTTACCCCGGTGAAGTCGAAGACTGCATCTACGAAGTGGAAGGCGTCGGCGAATGCGCCGTCGTCGGTCATCCGGACCCGCTCCGCGGCCAGGCCGTGTGGGCATACGTCGTCATGAAGGACGGCTATGAGTTCGATGAAATGAAGATCAGAAGGCACATGTCCAAGAACATCGCCAGCTACAAGATCCCGCGCCGCTTCATCCCAATGGATGCCCTCCCGAAGAACGCGACAGGAAAGATCCTGAAACGCGCCCTCCAGGACAACTAAGACTGACCGGAAATCCCCGAAAAAAGGGGAGCTGCGACAAAATCCGCAATCGTTTTGTCGCAGCTCCTTTCATGTCTTTATTGGACAAACGGCCGTTTTTGATTCGAAGGAAATCACGCCCATCGGGCGGGTTTATGCTATAATAATTTTGTATGGAGTCTTGAAAGACTAATATTTTTTGACTCCGCAGTTTCGCATGCAAGGAAACCGCGGGCATTCCTCAACAGGAAGGAAGAAGGACACATGGCAACAGCAATGGTAATCGGCGCCCAGTGGGGCGATGAAGGCAAAGGCAAGATCGTTGATTATCTCGCCGCGAAGGCAGACGTCGTAGTACGTTCTCAGGGAGGAAACAACGCAGGCCATACAGTCGTAACGGGAGGCAAAGCATATCCGCTGCGCCTGATGCCAAGCGGCATCATGTACCCGGGAACGATCTGCATCGTCGGCACAGGCGTCGTCGTCGATCCAAAGAGTCTTCTCGAAGAAATGGAAAACCTTGAAAAACAGGGCATCGACGCAAAACACCTTCAGATCTCCACGAGAGCACAGGTCGTATTCCCATACCACATCCGTCTCGATGAAGCCGAAGAATCCCGCAAGGGCAGCCGCAAGATCGGCACAACAAAGAACGGCATCGGACCGTGCTACGCAGACAAGATCAACCGTATCGGCATCCGCATCTGCGACCTCATGGACGAGGAAACTTTTGCTGAAAAACTGAAATACAACGTAGAACAGAAAAACCTGCTCCTCGAAAAACTCTACGGCATGGAAGGCTTCGACTACGAAACCATGCTCAATGACTACCTCGGATACGCAGAAAAACTCCGTCCGTACGTCAAAGACACCAACTACACCGTCCAGCAGCTCGTCAAAGAAGGCAAGAACGTCCTCTTCGAAGGCGCTCAGGCATCTATGCTCGACTGCGACAACGGCACCTATCCGTACGTCACCTCTTCCCATCCGACCGCCGGCGGCGCATGCATCGGCGCAGGCATCGGACCGCACATGATGCAGAACATCTTCGGCGTCGTCAAAGCATACAGCACCCGCGTAGGCGAAGGCCCGTTCCCTACAGAACTCCATGACGAAACCGGCGAATACCTGAGAAACACCGCTCACGAATTCGGCACCGTCACAGGCCGCCCGCGCCGCATCGGCTGGCTCGACACCCGCGCCGTCCGCTACGCAGCAGCCCTGAACTCCTTCGATTACCTCGCCATCACCCGCCTCGACATCTTAGACGGCATGGAAGAAATCAAAGTCTGCACAGGCTATGAATACGAAGGCAAAGAAGTAGAAGAATACCCGGCTGACCTGAAATTCCTGGGCAAGATCACCCCGGTCTATAAGACATTCAAAGGCTGGAAAGAAAAAATCAGCGACATCCGCGATTACAATGAACTCCCGGCCCTCTGCCGCGAATACCTCGAAGGCATCTCCAAACTCATCGGAGTACCGATCGGCATCGTATCCGTAGGCCCAAGCCGCGAACAGACCATTGTCCTCAAAGACGTATTCTAAGATTAGAATAAGAATAGGGAACCCCCCGAAGCCAAGCTTCGGGGGGTTTTGTCGTGGGGGGAAAAGGGGAGAGAAAACAGGAAAACCGCCCAGGGGCGAGGGAAAAGAGAAAACCGGACAACCGCTGCGCGGGAAAAACCGCAGAAAAGCAAAGGTACGCTTTCCGTTTAGAAAAGATGGGAAAGGAAGCTCTTTCTTATCAAACCTTCACAACCGCCCCAAGGTGCGAATGGGAACACCATACGACCAAGGCTTCGCCTTGTGGAGATGAACCTCCTCAGGCGCAATGCGCGCCAGCTCCCCCTACGGGGCGTCGAGTGCTATGCTAAAACTGGACAGGGGTGGGATAAGAATTTAGACAGCCTTTGTAGTATATTGGAATCAGAATTAAAAACATTGGACGCCACATTCAGATTTCATACAGGAGGCAGTCT harbors:
- a CDS encoding isocitrate lyase/PEP mutase family protein; its protein translation is MKTATEKRIAFRNMLKSGEIIVAPGIGDALSAKIAAYAGIKALTMGGYSVSASRLGQPDVGFLSCTEMAEQLTGICNATDLPVVADGDTGYGNALNVIRTEQMFEQAGAACIFFEDQAWPKRCGHMDGKQVISAEEHAQKIRAAVDARLDKETMIMSRTDSRAVYGIDDAIERTKRYIDAGAEICFADGIGTREELEKFAKELSGSGAYLVANMIEGGKTPLIPAKELEQMGFSLVFWACSAVYTISKALYDLFGNLAQDGTTEKSLDRMIEFSQFNSMIGLDTYKEYERKYKVDRDD
- a CDS encoding sulfatase-like hydrolase/transferase: MKKVILPSLAWTAGLSLLIALILHLGGDFPDLRSYVQPRLGVGVLVFLIVSLGLFSVFDKAFLKKFFPWAAVLPILWMATFTWAYGFASLPEKKHLGDYYVLGGVAFGLPYVYLTITEEINQRLPKLRFLWELIAGLFAFFMTICPFIYIGYYILFGGEMDMFAMMAVRSTHMKEIHDFLATMGSPVRIIGAVFAFLFVLAVSFTFVHSMVKAARGMKSPLRGTSKGYLIGLGVLFVLFFGGFYRQIIHVFPITIVRTMDSKGSEFQLLQKLTDNLDKNVKKMTFVDPGAGITEGTHIVIIGESANRDHMKVFNPSYPENTTPWLSFVANTPDFALGYMAYSNFPNTLMSLSYAMTSANQYNDKSFADVVSMVDVAKAAGYRTDWISFHNRSSLSSAGVTMIAERSDGSYWEKNYDGYTLEVLKKLPPAKKRVIFINIDGSHYTYLARVPIDKRDELGIPSSDPYHDYDLTIAYDDEVIRDIFEYAKKNLNLQTMVYFSDHGENMEHYHTASPFYYDMVHIPFFVYLSPSYQAAHPGLMPALKSHEHQVFTNDLAFDTVTGIWDAKTNYYNPEYDFSSPKYSLNMDNARTMEGKHKISDDPFLKK
- a CDS encoding PAS domain-containing protein; its protein translation is MMNEIDLTKVDFEKPFMAGLMDGMPGGFFVYRGDETKKIIYANQKLLDIFDCDT
- a CDS encoding GGDEF domain-containing phosphodiesterase codes for the protein MVYARDRMIVHDYVRRARESRRTSGVTNYRIHTKKGVFKYVQNYANFVNDYVEGRLVYVFIAAARSTHDRLTGLPSMLNFLDYANSPKNEIFRSGKIPAMVAFDFFGFKVYNTRYGIQEGNKLLVEFSIILKDIFGKNSVSRFGEDHFYVLTCAGGIRERLDEVFERLSKANHGRTVPVRSGVYIYDMDDAVSASEACDRAKMACDVDRHSYMSFYNIFDKNLLEKERTRSFVLLNIGDALKNHEIEVYYQPQVDARTGKLCGAEGLARWNSPKAGFMMPGKFIPVLEAANLTYKLDIYIICQIARDFRKCIEKGTPIVPVSFNFSRTDFETCNPYEELQKAVKEYNLEPKMFRVEITESTLMSDPAKIKEQMTLFCKAGYEVLMDDFGSAYSSLATLRDFDFDEIKIDMGFMRNFSDKSKKIIRPMIMLAQSLDVHTLTEGVETAEQLSFLQQAGCERIQGYYFSKPIPYSEFVQKLKTMDCCDDLKDCEK
- a CDS encoding peroxiredoxin; translation: MSMIDSEAQDFTVRAYQDYEFRPVTKEDLKGKWSVFFFYPADFTFVCPTELQDLQNHYEAFKKISCEIYSISCDSVYVHKAWHDHSQAIGKVEFPMIGDPGQVLTRAFDVLAKNGEESQRATFIIDPKCQVVGYEIISSNVGRDAEELLRKVEACQFVYEHGDMMCPAAWHPGDTPLVPGNDLISDIKKK
- a CDS encoding class I adenylate-forming enzyme family protein, which gives rise to MFLHEIIKGADPAHLVFEGDAVVTYGELEKTVARYRNTLYEMGVRQGERVGLYTANRAEFVYVFMAVVSLGAIIIPINNSLVDREVDYILRDSGSMLLITDTVLEVSCPSIGIHDLDYKTKKEIAPAAPDFPEDVTEDDVCALVYTSGTTGSPKGAMLTHRNLVSNVEQYLQRITFVPEDKVLCVLPMFHAYGLTTVVNAGLYAHATIVILRSKSPSEITNTIVEHSVTIAIMVPPMYNLLARRGEPEVMKSVHTFISGGASIPQPVSQAFHNRYHHPVQEGYGLTEASPVVCMMPAGKPKYLTSGPVLPGVEAYVRTESGGPYVPGTVGELMVRGSNVMKGYWEKPEETRKVLTENGWLHTGDLAYMDDEQYIYIVDRIKDLIIMNGENIYPGEVEDCIYEVEGVGECAVVGHPDPLRGQAVWAYVVMKDGYEFDEMKIRRHMSKNIASYKIPRRFIPMDALPKNATGKILKRALQDN
- a CDS encoding adenylosuccinate synthase; amino-acid sequence: MATAMVIGAQWGDEGKGKIVDYLAAKADVVVRSQGGNNAGHTVVTGGKAYPLRLMPSGIMYPGTICIVGTGVVVDPKSLLEEMENLEKQGIDAKHLQISTRAQVVFPYHIRLDEAEESRKGSRKIGTTKNGIGPCYADKINRIGIRICDLMDEETFAEKLKYNVEQKNLLLEKLYGMEGFDYETMLNDYLGYAEKLRPYVKDTNYTVQQLVKEGKNVLFEGAQASMLDCDNGTYPYVTSSHPTAGGACIGAGIGPHMMQNIFGVVKAYSTRVGEGPFPTELHDETGEYLRNTAHEFGTVTGRPRRIGWLDTRAVRYAAALNSFDYLAITRLDILDGMEEIKVCTGYEYEGKEVEEYPADLKFLGKITPVYKTFKGWKEKISDIRDYNELPALCREYLEGISKLIGVPIGIVSVGPSREQTIVLKDVF